The following proteins come from a genomic window of Acetivibrio cellulolyticus CD2:
- a CDS encoding DUF5104 domain-containing protein — translation MRNGIFKKISILVFSCIITLGILSSCSRVDMLDFTTNRDDKVFREMLDKVFVALDNKDKEGLKSLFAVSAIKKNSDIDSQINTFFQVYKGPSKIEHIDLQETDT, via the coding sequence ATGAGAAATGGTATCTTTAAAAAAATCTCTATTTTAGTTTTTTCGTGTATTATTACCTTAGGGATATTATCAAGTTGCTCACGAGTGGATATGTTAGACTTCACAACAAATCGTGATGACAAGGTCTTTCGTGAAATGTTAGATAAGGTGTTTGTGGCACTGGATAACAAAGATAAAGAAGGGCTGAAATCACTCTTTGCCGTCTCTGCCATTAAAAAGAACTCAGACATTGACAGCCAAATCAATACTTTTTTTCAAGTATATAAAGGTCCATCAAAAATCGAGCATATTGATCTTCAGGAGACTGACACCTGA
- a CDS encoding DUF2935 domain-containing protein — translation MLKPIDEIRFWTGILRDHGEFILMSLSYNEQEAIYLANYYKESFSKLHKISNSFDEINNIDSILHECMNLLVNFINFKRVLLKRLLECQLNTSLPPTFYNHMINEAMEFYIILCNLQINAHKNTVLENLNFHNLWIPDAAGHAAIIASDLDPTEKCLIYEAQDFEKCFNALAIKTDELSKMLERTGLGALKHLNEEAKKKIEEFVCYLNKVRELKLKCKVLGILKALTPDHMIREENYYLQKIRSF, via the coding sequence ATGCTAAAGCCGATTGATGAAATCAGATTTTGGACCGGTATTTTGAGAGATCATGGAGAGTTTATACTCATGTCATTATCCTATAATGAACAGGAAGCAATATACCTCGCAAACTATTATAAAGAGTCTTTTTCTAAATTGCATAAAATTTCAAATAGTTTTGATGAAATAAATAATATCGATTCAATTTTACATGAATGTATGAATCTATTAGTAAACTTTATAAACTTTAAAAGAGTTTTACTTAAAAGATTACTTGAGTGCCAGTTAAATACAAGCCTTCCACCGACATTTTATAATCATATGATAAATGAGGCCATGGAATTTTATATAATTCTTTGCAATTTACAAATCAATGCTCATAAAAATACTGTTTTAGAGAATTTGAATTTCCACAATCTCTGGATTCCAGATGCAGCAGGGCATGCAGCTATAATAGCAAGTGATCTTGATCCGACGGAAAAGTGCCTTATCTATGAAGCTCAAGATTTTGAGAAATGTTTCAATGCGTTGGCAATAAAGACTGATGAACTCAGCAAGATGCTTGAAAGAACAGGACTTGGAGCACTTAAGCATCTAAATGAAGAAGCGAAAAAGAAAATAGAAGAATTTGTTTGCTATCTGAATAAGGTTAGAGAGTTAAAGCTTAAATGCAAAGTTTTAGGAATTCTCAAAGCATTAACGCCTGACCATATGATTAGAGAGGAAAACTATTACCTGCAAAAAATTAGGAGCTTTTAA
- a CDS encoding L,D-transpeptidase, whose product MYRIEIDTQKRVLTLFNDNNLVKRYPVAVGKPSTPTPPGNWTIIKKGLWGAQFGGHFMQLSVPWGIYGIHGTDKPWSISQAVSHGCVRMYSPDAGELYNMVPIGTPVHIY is encoded by the coding sequence ATGTATAGGATTGAAATTGACACACAAAAAAGGGTATTAACCCTATTCAATGATAACAATTTGGTAAAGAGATATCCTGTTGCAGTAGGAAAGCCTTCTACTCCAACTCCACCCGGGAACTGGACCATAATTAAAAAAGGCTTGTGGGGAGCACAGTTTGGCGGGCACTTCATGCAGCTTAGCGTTCCGTGGGGAATCTACGGTATCCATGGAACCGATAAGCCATGGTCTATATCACAAGCAGTAAGTCACGGATGTGTACGAATGTACAGTCCTGATGCGGGTGAGCTTTATAATATGGTTCCCATCGGCACGCCTGTGCACATTTATTAG
- a CDS encoding ATP-dependent Clp protease proteolytic subunit, whose amino-acid sequence MAAFLLSSGTKGKRIALENSKIVMAPLSGKNTSDLSDAQKKSIETVINKMNEIWLKNTGQDIARIINDSENLRVFNQHEARDYGIIDRIGFDS is encoded by the coding sequence ATGGCTGCATTTTTATTGTCATCAGGTACTAAAGGAAAAAGAATTGCTTTAGAAAATAGTAAGATAGTTATGGCGCCACTATCTGGGAAAAATACAAGTGATTTGAGTGATGCGCAAAAAAAATCTATTGAAACTGTTATAAACAAAATGAATGAGATATGGTTAAAAAATACAGGACAAGACATTGCTAGAATAATAAATGATAGTGAAAACTTACGAGTATTTAATCAACATGAAGCAAGAGATTATGGAATTATAGATAGAATTGGATTTGATAGTTAA
- a CDS encoding YfjL-like protein, which produces MKSKVKRLLIIIVTIVIITVLVLYARNYYYNGDQKEHARVADIVKVYLENKYPDKKFIVKYKSYTFWYTLREFTVATEDDPQREYSILTEQDKITMDEYSNAEESK; this is translated from the coding sequence ATGAAGTCTAAAGTTAAACGATTGCTTATTATAATAGTAACAATTGTAATCATAACTGTTTTGGTTTTGTATGCAAGAAATTACTATTATAATGGTGACCAAAAAGAACATGCCAGAGTTGCGGATATAGTTAAGGTTTATTTAGAAAATAAATATCCTGATAAAAAATTTATTGTAAAATATAAAAGTTATACGTTTTGGTATACATTACGTGAGTTTACTGTTGCTACAGAAGATGACCCCCAAAGGGAGTATTCTATACTTACTGAACAGGATAAAATAACAATGGATGAATATTCAAATGCTGAAGAGTCGAAATAA
- a CDS encoding discoidin domain-containing protein produces MKKVISSILSLSLLISMLPSTTLSATKIGSETKVFEKSQLYDCTLGAKYDEESEDLINEKVKESSKEVIKPNALAIERINKERQSKGLSKLVESAIAGSTSTLTNTAFRSQDVTTNSLSSTYSVSPKYVDNSKLKYFPPIMVAGLHNTCVSSASCYYQYTYMMAMAKNLDVRNDPENKLKFSPKWIYNLLNKGENDGIHPIDAYNKMQSVGCLTLNDYPFNPYKPEYMAVSQKSSDYIKALNNRISDWKVEIIGADEKEYTPITSPEDTDLQQIKSRLINGEILTFNTNSIFNYEFRKIKNNTNSSNDDSFVDKFAASYGTGTSPGGHVMTIVGFNDDVWTDINENGIKDNGELGVFIIANNAGLSPGYYQKYHYEGFLYIAYDAINEVSSIPGFQTGVKRFNCMGRMDEDSNDNRTRFYSITVNTDSSPKIVAEVNVTSKLRNAGFEFAVTDSSETNTPKGFNYVNILPANDDCFRSYDGTFDESSATFAFDLTELVGDITNKKVWLRISDLNSVDFLPTVLNDFQIVDLETGATAQNLDIKGYGDGYLRMMPKGPMSTVTSISCNDLADNSNLIISDKTNDTNLPFYFTNYNAMEFTGATVKSPSKTISIPDTKINKEHAYRMIKGQVDFKDFNYEAGNYTVTMNFLNYRGYPITYSKTVYCNPKVPDKGNLAYNKRVNAKDTVNSIETPEKAVNGTCRNLSDKWCSGFGKGADSWLSVDLGEVKKINRWLVIHQSGAGFGYSNLFTRDFKLEASYDKITWRKIDIVSNNTQGITNRYLPNHIEARYLRLYIVNPDIDGAARICEFQLYYDAPQSSSENLTLNKPANASVEDWGYNGNQESPAKAVNGTWNNWGDKWCSGPDKGNNSWLNVDLGNIYKIQRLKVVHERGAGFPETKQYYTRSFTLKYSPDGINDWKTIKNVVLDGDTTTGITHINLQMGIEARYVQLYIDQADYDNIARIYEFQLYSDEINCLDQLY; encoded by the coding sequence TTGAAAAAAGTAATATCAAGCATTTTGTCATTATCTTTACTAATCAGCATGTTGCCTTCAACAACATTGAGTGCAACAAAAATAGGTTCCGAAACAAAAGTGTTTGAGAAAAGCCAATTGTATGATTGTACTTTGGGTGCAAAATACGATGAAGAGTCCGAAGACCTTATAAACGAAAAGGTTAAAGAAAGCTCGAAAGAAGTAATCAAACCAAATGCACTTGCTATTGAAAGGATAAATAAAGAAAGGCAGTCAAAGGGTCTTTCAAAACTGGTTGAATCAGCAATTGCAGGCAGTACATCAACACTTACAAACACTGCTTTTAGAAGTCAGGATGTAACAACAAATAGCTTATCATCAACATATAGTGTTTCGCCCAAATATGTTGACAATAGCAAATTGAAATACTTTCCACCTATTATGGTAGCAGGACTTCACAATACTTGTGTATCCTCAGCATCATGCTATTATCAATATACTTACATGATGGCTATGGCAAAGAATCTTGATGTCAGAAATGATCCAGAGAACAAATTAAAGTTTTCACCAAAATGGATATATAATTTACTTAATAAGGGTGAAAATGATGGAATACATCCAATTGATGCATACAATAAAATGCAATCTGTAGGTTGTCTCACCTTGAATGATTATCCTTTCAATCCTTATAAACCTGAATATATGGCAGTGTCACAAAAAAGTAGCGATTATATAAAGGCTTTAAATAATAGAATTTCTGATTGGAAAGTGGAAATTATTGGTGCAGATGAAAAAGAATATACACCTATTACTAGCCCTGAGGATACTGATCTTCAACAAATAAAGTCAAGACTTATAAATGGTGAAATTCTTACCTTTAATACTAATTCAATTTTTAACTATGAATTTAGAAAAATTAAAAATAATACTAATAGCTCGAATGATGATTCATTTGTTGATAAATTTGCAGCTTCTTATGGAACAGGAACTAGTCCTGGTGGCCATGTGATGACAATAGTAGGCTTTAACGATGACGTTTGGACAGATATAAATGAAAATGGAATAAAAGACAATGGAGAACTCGGAGTTTTTATTATTGCAAATAACGCAGGCCTCTCGCCAGGATATTATCAAAAATATCACTATGAAGGTTTTTTATATATTGCCTATGATGCTATAAATGAAGTATCATCAATTCCAGGTTTCCAGACCGGAGTAAAAAGATTCAATTGTATGGGACGCATGGATGAAGATTCAAATGACAATCGAACTAGATTCTATTCCATAACAGTTAATACTGATAGTTCTCCGAAGATTGTTGCAGAAGTCAATGTAACATCAAAATTACGAAATGCAGGTTTTGAATTTGCAGTAACAGATTCATCGGAAACAAATACTCCAAAAGGCTTTAATTATGTAAATATACTCCCCGCTAATGATGATTGTTTTCGTTCTTATGATGGCACTTTTGATGAATCTTCAGCAACTTTTGCTTTTGATTTAACAGAATTAGTTGGAGATATAACTAACAAGAAAGTATGGCTGAGGATTTCTGATTTAAACAGTGTGGATTTTTTACCTACGGTATTAAATGATTTCCAGATTGTGGATTTGGAGACAGGTGCAACTGCACAAAATCTAGATATTAAGGGTTATGGTGATGGTTACTTGAGGATGATGCCAAAAGGTCCAATGTCAACGGTGACATCGATTTCATGTAATGATTTAGCAGATAACAGTAATTTGATAATTTCTGATAAAACAAATGACACTAATCTTCCTTTCTATTTTACAAACTACAATGCCATGGAATTTACCGGTGCTACTGTAAAATCACCAAGTAAAACCATATCTATACCAGACACAAAAATCAATAAGGAACATGCCTATAGAATGATTAAAGGTCAAGTTGATTTTAAAGATTTTAATTATGAAGCAGGTAATTATACTGTTACTATGAACTTTCTGAATTACAGAGGATATCCCATAACTTATTCAAAGACGGTTTATTGTAACCCTAAAGTTCCTGACAAGGGTAATCTTGCATATAACAAAAGAGTGAATGCAAAAGACACTGTTAATTCTATTGAAACTCCTGAAAAAGCAGTTAATGGTACATGTAGAAATTTGTCTGATAAGTGGTGCTCAGGTTTTGGTAAAGGCGCCGATTCTTGGTTGAGCGTAGACTTAGGTGAAGTGAAAAAGATAAATAGATGGTTGGTAATACATCAAAGCGGGGCAGGGTTTGGGTATTCCAACTTGTTTACCAGGGATTTCAAGCTTGAAGCAAGCTATGATAAAATTACATGGAGAAAAATAGATATCGTAAGTAACAATACACAAGGAATCACAAACAGGTACCTACCAAACCATATAGAGGCAAGATACTTGAGGCTTTATATCGTAAACCCAGATATTGATGGTGCAGCAAGAATTTGTGAGTTTCAGCTATATTATGATGCCCCTCAAAGTTCATCTGAAAACCTTACATTAAATAAACCTGCCAATGCTAGTGTTGAGGATTGGGGATACAATGGCAATCAAGAATCCCCCGCAAAAGCAGTCAATGGCACATGGAATAACTGGGGCGATAAATGGTGCTCAGGTCCTGATAAAGGAAATAATTCATGGCTTAATGTAGACCTTGGCAATATCTATAAAATACAGCGTTTGAAGGTAGTTCATGAACGTGGTGCAGGTTTTCCAGAGACAAAACAATACTACACACGAAGTTTCACGTTAAAATACAGCCCTGATGGCATTAATGACTGGAAGACTATCAAGAATGTAGTGCTAGATGGTGATACTACTACCGGAATAACTCATATAAATTTGCAAATGGGAATCGAAGCAAGGTATGTACAACTATATATTGATCAAGCGGATTATGATAATATAGCAAGGATTTATGAGTTCCAGCTTTACTCTGATGAAATCAACTGTTTAGATCAATTATATTAA
- a CDS encoding transposase, with the protein MVKLYKQISFADTFEECKDVFQNNKPKFLKLLSQHLDLSSLIPQDFYWSYHKTLGRDRKYSLSSMLSALVLQKILGIPTVSLLIIFLNLCHEAREFCGLPDVPHNSQFTRFKQDFVIYLENFFNHLVDITEPICQEINTTLASTIAYDTSGIETFVTENNPKFINS; encoded by the coding sequence ATGGTAAAACTTTATAAACAAATTTCTTTTGCTGACACATTCGAAGAATGTAAAGATGTTTTTCAAAATAATAAGCCAAAATTTCTTAAGCTACTCTCACAACATCTTGATTTATCTTCGCTTATACCACAGGATTTTTATTGGTCTTACCACAAAACTCTAGGGAGAGACCGTAAATATTCACTCTCTTCAATGCTTTCAGCATTAGTTCTGCAGAAAATTCTTGGCATTCCTACAGTTTCGCTACTCATTATTTTTCTTAATTTATGCCATGAAGCCCGTGAATTCTGTGGCCTTCCAGACGTCCCTCATAACTCTCAGTTTACACGGTTCAAACAAGATTTCGTTATTTACCTGGAAAACTTCTTTAACCACCTTGTAGATATTACAGAACCTATTTGCCAGGAAATTAACACTACTCTTGCATCCACTATCGCTTATGATACTTCAGGTATTGAAACCTTTGTAACTGAGAATAACCCAAAGTTCATAAATTC
- a CDS encoding tyrosine-type recombinase/integrase, with product MTCSNDGSPVNPGSFSHTFAKTLKRNNLPHIRFHDLRHTNATLMLKHNISPKVASERLGHSTIGITLDLYSHVLREMQEDAAQKIDKAIFNFNSDDNKLEDDKD from the coding sequence ATTACTTGTTCTAATGATGGTTCACCAGTAAATCCTGGTTCTTTTAGCCATACATTTGCCAAAACACTTAAAAGGAATAACTTGCCACATATCAGATTTCACGACCTTCGCCACACAAACGCAACTTTAATGCTAAAACATAATATTTCTCCTAAAGTTGCTTCTGAGCGACTAGGGCACTCAACTATTGGTATAACATTGGATCTCTATTCCCATGTTTTAAGAGAAATGCAGGAAGATGCAGCCCAGAAAATTGATAAAGCTATTTTCAACTTTAATAGTGATGACAACAAACTTGAAGACGATAAAGATTAG
- the tadA gene encoding tRNA adenosine(34) deaminase TadA translates to MKEALKEAKKAYKKDETPVGAVIVKDGVIISRGHNEKEMKNDPTLHAEISAIKKACKKLNTWRLNDCDLYVTLEPCAMCAGAIIQARVGRLFIGTPDPKAGAVGSVVDILGVEKFNHKVEVFYGLLMEECSMILKDFFKELRQRKNK, encoded by the coding sequence ATGAAAGAGGCTTTAAAGGAAGCTAAAAAGGCTTATAAGAAGGATGAGACTCCGGTTGGTGCAGTTATAGTTAAAGATGGCGTGATAATATCGAGGGGACACAACGAGAAGGAAATGAAAAATGATCCAACCCTTCATGCTGAGATATCTGCTATAAAAAAAGCTTGTAAGAAGCTGAATACCTGGAGACTTAACGATTGTGACCTGTATGTTACTCTAGAGCCTTGTGCAATGTGTGCAGGAGCAATTATTCAGGCAAGAGTCGGAAGACTTTTTATAGGTACGCCCGATCCAAAAGCAGGCGCAGTTGGTTCTGTTGTTGATATATTGGGTGTAGAGAAGTTTAATCACAAGGTTGAAGTTTTCTACGGATTGCTTATGGAAGAGTGTTCAATGATTTTAAAGGACTTTTTCAAAGAATTGCGGCAAAGAAAAAATAAATAA
- a CDS encoding aminotransferase class IV, which translates to MIIDNTNDLISAYDYGFLYGFSIFETFCVMENGKVFLLEKHIERMLKSAEFFGIEHKMSKDELINTVILYIKENLISDTILRMTLSAGNSQKSLTPRITFSCRKNTYTEEKITAGCKLMLSDIRKSENSVILRHKTSNYLENFVLMNKAIVDGFDDILFMNSSANVTETAKSNIFFVKGNTIHTPDLKCGLLPGVIREWVIAEAGRQNIECREGFYSFNDFIDADEVFVTNSAMGIMRVKSIGAKCINSEICDYVTKKLALILRLHL; encoded by the coding sequence ATGATTATAGATAATACAAATGATCTTATAAGTGCATATGACTATGGGTTTTTATACGGTTTCAGTATATTTGAGACATTTTGCGTTATGGAAAACGGAAAAGTCTTTCTGCTGGAAAAGCACATTGAGCGTATGCTGAAGTCAGCTGAATTCTTTGGTATAGAGCATAAAATGTCAAAAGATGAGTTGATTAATACGGTGATTTTGTATATAAAAGAAAACTTGATTTCAGATACTATTTTAAGGATGACGCTTAGTGCCGGAAATAGCCAAAAAAGCCTAACACCACGAATAACATTTTCTTGCCGTAAAAATACGTATACAGAAGAAAAAATAACTGCCGGGTGCAAGCTGATGCTGTCAGATATAAGGAAAAGTGAGAACTCAGTAATTTTAAGGCACAAGACATCAAATTACCTAGAAAATTTTGTTTTGATGAACAAGGCTATTGTAGATGGGTTCGACGATATTCTTTTTATGAACTCGTCAGCAAATGTTACAGAAACCGCCAAGAGTAATATATTTTTTGTAAAAGGCAATACCATTCATACGCCTGATTTAAAGTGCGGCCTGCTTCCCGGTGTAATTAGAGAATGGGTTATTGCGGAAGCAGGCCGGCAAAATATTGAGTGCAGAGAAGGATTTTACAGTTTTAATGATTTCATAGACGCAGATGAAGTTTTTGTTACAAATTCAGCTATGGGAATAATGCGTGTTAAATCCATTGGCGCAAAGTGTATCAATAGTGAAATATGTGATTATGTTACAAAAAAACTTGCTCTTATTCTGCGCTTGCACCTATGA
- the pabB gene encoding aminodeoxychorismate synthase component I, with protein sequence MEKEISLVEKLNIKYEKEELILSFFAARPNAVILDSSLKSADIGKFTVIAFDPFMVFESKGSTIKINKDIIIHGNPLEILRKYISEYRIENGHKEVPFCGGCIGFFSYDIVNFIEELPKVAIDDLNINDITLGFYNKAIIIDHINGWIYAIGASFGVNSPKEEAARANLDSVKDVLHEIIQIKDAVDYEKMNVKICTNMRSNFSREDYIRTVEKAKEYIRNGDIFQVNLSQRFEMDIHNEPQELYFKLRRNSPAQFSAYLNFEDIQVISTSPERLIKLEGNRIETRPIKGTRPRGRNGEEDFNLKKELMESAKDKAELTMIVDLERNDLGRICEIGSVVVERNAEVEEYANVFHTVSTVSGKIEEDLDIIDCIYAAFPGGSITGAPKIRAMEIIEELEPFKRNIYTGSIGFIGFDGTVDLNIAIRTILIKNNRAYFSVGGGIVWDSDPIKEYEETLHKGEKVLEVLGGGKYDYR encoded by the coding sequence TTGGAAAAGGAAATAAGCTTAGTAGAAAAGCTTAACATTAAATATGAAAAGGAAGAATTAATTCTTAGTTTTTTCGCAGCAAGACCTAATGCTGTGATACTGGATAGTTCTTTAAAGTCAGCTGACATAGGAAAATTTACTGTTATTGCATTTGATCCGTTTATGGTATTTGAATCAAAGGGAAGTACTATAAAGATCAATAAAGATATTATTATACACGGAAATCCACTTGAGATATTAAGAAAATACATTAGTGAATACAGAATAGAAAATGGTCATAAAGAAGTGCCTTTTTGCGGAGGTTGTATAGGATTTTTTTCTTATGATATTGTAAATTTTATAGAGGAGCTTCCCAAAGTAGCTATTGATGATTTGAATATTAATGATATTACTTTGGGTTTTTATAATAAGGCAATAATTATTGACCATATAAATGGGTGGATATATGCAATAGGTGCATCCTTTGGGGTTAATAGTCCGAAAGAGGAAGCTGCAAGGGCAAATTTGGATAGTGTTAAAGACGTTTTGCATGAGATAATTCAAATTAAGGACGCAGTAGATTATGAAAAAATGAATGTAAAGATATGCACAAATATGCGTTCGAACTTCAGCAGAGAAGATTATATAAGGACTGTTGAGAAAGCTAAAGAGTATATAAGAAACGGCGATATATTTCAAGTTAACCTTTCACAGCGTTTTGAAATGGATATACATAATGAGCCGCAGGAACTGTATTTCAAGCTTCGTAGGAATTCTCCTGCACAATTCTCAGCTTATTTGAATTTTGAGGATATTCAGGTAATCAGCACATCCCCTGAGAGACTTATCAAATTAGAAGGAAATAGGATTGAGACCAGACCTATAAAGGGGACGAGACCAAGGGGAAGGAATGGGGAAGAGGATTTTAATTTAAAAAAGGAGCTTATGGAAAGCGCAAAGGATAAAGCTGAGCTTACAATGATTGTTGATCTTGAAAGAAATGATTTGGGCAGGATTTGTGAAATTGGCAGTGTTGTTGTTGAAAGAAATGCAGAGGTTGAGGAATATGCCAATGTATTTCATACTGTTTCAACCGTATCAGGGAAGATAGAGGAAGACCTGGACATTATAGACTGTATATATGCAGCATTCCCCGGAGGGTCTATAACTGGAGCTCCAAAAATAAGAGCTATGGAAATAATTGAAGAACTTGAGCCTTTTAAGAGGAACATTTATACGGGGTCAATAGGCTTTATAGGTTTTGACGGAACTGTTGACTTAAATATAGCCATAAGAACCATTTTGATTAAGAATAATAGAGCTTATTTTAGCGTAGGCGGCGGAATTGTCTGGGATTCGGATCCTATAAAGGAGTATGAAGAAACTCTTCATAAGGGCGAAAAAGTGCTAGAGGTTTTAGGTGGTGGAAAATATGATTATAGATAA
- the gdhA gene encoding NADP-specific glutamate dehydrogenase: MKILGSVMERVVKRNPNELEFHQAVREVLESLEPVAEKHPEWVKAGVFDRIVEPERQIMFRVPWVDDNGNVQVNRGFRVQFNSAIGPYKGGLRFHPSVYLGIIKFLGFEQILKNSLTGLPMGGGKGGSDFDPKGKSDGEIMRFCQSFMFELAKHIGENTDVPAGDIGVGGREIGYMFGMYKKMKNDFTGVLTGKGLNWGGSLARTEATGYGLCYFMDEAMTQIKGKSFKGATVVVSGSGNVAIYATQKVHQLGGKVVALSDSNGYIYDPDGIKLDTVQQIKEVERKRISEYVKYHPNAKYTEGCAGIWSIKCDIALPSATQNEIDEASAKTLVANGCWAVGEGANMPSTPEAIEVFLKNKVVFGPAKAANAGGVATSGLEMCQNSMRYSWTFEEVDAKLKDIMVNIYKSASKAAKDYGQEDNLVVGANIAGFLKVADAMYAQGIAY; encoded by the coding sequence ATGAAAATACTTGGTAGTGTTATGGAGAGAGTAGTAAAAAGAAATCCTAACGAGTTAGAATTTCATCAAGCAGTTAGGGAAGTATTAGAATCATTGGAGCCAGTTGCTGAAAAGCATCCTGAATGGGTTAAAGCTGGAGTATTTGACAGAATAGTTGAGCCTGAAAGACAAATCATGTTCAGAGTGCCATGGGTAGATGACAATGGTAATGTTCAGGTAAATAGAGGTTTCAGAGTACAGTTCAATAGTGCTATCGGACCTTACAAAGGTGGTTTGAGATTCCACCCATCAGTTTATCTTGGTATAATCAAGTTCTTAGGATTCGAACAAATTTTGAAGAACTCATTAACAGGATTGCCTATGGGCGGAGGTAAAGGTGGAAGTGACTTCGATCCTAAAGGAAAATCAGACGGAGAAATAATGAGATTCTGCCAAAGCTTTATGTTCGAATTGGCTAAACATATAGGTGAAAACACTGACGTACCTGCAGGTGATATCGGTGTTGGCGGCCGTGAAATCGGATACATGTTCGGAATGTACAAGAAAATGAAAAACGACTTCACAGGAGTATTGACAGGTAAGGGATTAAACTGGGGTGGAAGTCTTGCAAGAACAGAAGCTACAGGTTATGGTCTCTGCTACTTCATGGATGAAGCTATGACACAAATAAAAGGCAAATCCTTTAAAGGTGCAACAGTTGTTGTTTCCGGTTCAGGTAACGTTGCTATATATGCAACTCAAAAGGTTCACCAATTAGGTGGTAAAGTTGTTGCATTAAGCGATTCAAACGGATATATCTATGATCCAGACGGAATCAAACTTGATACTGTTCAACAGATCAAAGAAGTAGAAAGAAAGAGAATAAGCGAATACGTTAAATATCATCCAAATGCAAAATACACTGAAGGATGTGCAGGAATCTGGTCCATCAAGTGTGATATAGCTCTTCCAAGTGCAACACAAAACGAAATTGATGAAGCTAGTGCAAAGACTCTTGTTGCTAACGGATGCTGGGCAGTAGGAGAAGGTGCTAATATGCCATCAACTCCAGAAGCTATTGAAGTATTCTTGAAGAACAAAGTAGTATTTGGACCAGCTAAAGCAGCAAATGCTGGTGGAGTTGCTACTTCAGGTCTTGAAATGTGCCAGAACAGCATGAGATATTCATGGACATTTGAAGAAGTTGATGCAAAACTTAAAGATATCATGGTTAATATCTATAAGAGTGCAAGCAAGGCTGCTAAAGATTACGGCCAAGAAGACAACCTCGTTGTAGGTGCAAACATAGCTGGATTCTTAAAAGTTGCTGATGCAATGTACGCTCAAGGTATTGCATACTAA